Below is a genomic region from Miniphocaeibacter halophilus.
GGTTAAGTAGTGACTTTAGAGACTTAGAAGAAGCTCATGAAAAAGGAGATGAAAGAGCAACTTTAGCATTAAATATGTTCCATAATAGAATAAGAAGATTTTTAGGAGCATATATGATAGAATTAGGTAGAGTTGATGCTATATGTTTTGCTGGCGGCGTAGGGGAAAATGGCACAGATACAAGATATCAAGTTACAAAAAATCTTGAAGATTATGGTTTGATTTTAGATGAAGAGAAAAATCAAACTAGAGGAGAAGCTTGTATATCAAAAGCCGATTCACAAACCAAAATCTTTATAGTACCAACTAACGAAGAATTGATGATTGCAAGAGATACTTTAAAAATAGTTAAGTAATTATTGACAATTTATCAATAAATTTGTATAATGAATTTTGTTGTATGTATAAATTTATTCATAAAGCTTAGTTTTAGATATATGGGATTGTCAACCTACCCATATCTAATTGTTTAATACATTTGAATAACAGCTTTAATATTCAAGGGAGGTGTACCAATGGCAGTACCAAAGAGAAAAACATCCAAAACTAGAAGAGATAAAAGAAGAGCTTCTTCATATAGATTACCAAAAGTAACTATACAAGAGTGTTCAAATTGTCATGAACCAAAATTACCACATAGGGTTTGCAGATCTTGTGGATATTATGATGGTAAGGAAATAATTTCAGTAGAAGATTAATAGTTTAAAAAGATAGGTATTTACCTATCTTTTTTTGTATTATTAATTATTAATAGAATATGTTAAAATACTATTAGTAAAGAGGTGTGAAATGAAAATATTAGTGGATACTTTGGGAGCGGATAAAGGTTATGAGGAAATAGTAAAGGGAGCCTTAAAAGCTTTAGAAAATCATAATAATCTATATCTAACCTTTATAGGCAATGAAGAAGAAATAAAAAAACTAGTCAAAAATAATACAGATAAAATTAATTATATAGATACAAATGAATACATAAAAAATGATGAAGAACCAGCATTAGCTATTAGAAGGAATAAGAAATCATCATTACATTTAGGACTTAAGGCTTTAAATGAGAAGGAATACGATGGGCTTATTTCTTGTGGAAGTACAGGAGCTTTATTAGCCGGAGCAACATTAATAACCAAAAGACTACAGAATATAAGTAGGGCGGCATTAACTATTGTGTTTCCAACAGAAAAAAACCCCTGTGTACTTTTAGATGCTGGGGCTAATATGGACTGTCCTCCTGAATTATTAGTTCAATTTGCATTAATGGGTAGTGTTTACTCCAAAGGTGTTTTAAATACGAATAATCCAAAGGTAGGCTTGTTAAGCGTTGGAACAGAGGAAGGAAAGGGAGATAAACTTAGAAAAGACACCTATGAATTATTGAAAAATTCCGACCTTAATTTTCAAGGTAATGTTGAAGCAAGGGATCTACTTTCAGGAAATTCCGATGTAATTATAACAGATGGTTTTTCAGGAAATGTTTTGTTGAAATCAACAGAAGGTACTGCTATAACAATTATGGGTAGACTAAAAAAAGGTATATTAGGTTCTTTTAAAGCAAAAATAGGAGCTTTATTATTAAAGGACGTATTAAAAGATGTCAAGAATATGTTAGACTACAATGAATATGGTGCAGCACCACTATTAGGAGTTAAAAAAGCTGTTTTTAAAGCTCATGGAAGTAGCAATGCTAGAGCAATAGAAACAGGTATAGATGCAATGGTGAAATTTGTAGAAAATGATATAATTAATAAGATAGAGAAAGAATTAGCCAAAAAGGAGATTGAAGAATGATTTACGATAAAGTTGTAGATATTATAAAAGAAGAATTTAAAGTTGATAATATTAGTGAAAATACAGTTATCAGAGAAGATTTAGGAACAGATTCTATTGGACTATTAGAACTTGTAATGGCAATAGAGGATGAATTTGATATTGAAATTTCAGATGAGAATTTAGATAATATAGTAACAGTTAAAGATATAGTAGACAATATAGAAAAATTAAAGAAGTAGGACATTTTGGAACTAAGTAATAGTAGAATTAAGTTATTAAAACAATTAGAAAAAGAAATATTATATGATTTTAAGGATTTGAAAATTTTAGATTCGGCTTTTCACCATATATCTAAAGTAAACGAACAAGAAGATTCAAGTTATAAATCAAATGAAAGAATGGAATTTCTAGGAGACTCTATACTTGGATTAGTATTTAGCGAATATTTTTATAAGAAATACAGAGATATTGATGAAGGTGAACTGACAAAACTAAAAAGTGAAGTAGTTTGCGAAGAGAGTTTTTCAAATGCAGCAAAACATTTTAATTTAGGAAAGTATTTAATATTAGGTAAAGGCGAAGAAAAGTCTGGCGGTAGACAAAGAAATTCTATTTTATCAGATACTTTTGAAGCCTTATTTGCTGCAATCTACTTAGATTCTAATTCCTATAGTACAGTATATGAATTAATTACCAAAAAGCATATTAATATATTTGATAATTACTTAAAAATTAATAAGAATAACTATAATTATAAAGCTATTTTACAAAATTATGTACAAATTAAATATAAAAGTAAAGTAAAGTATAGACTGGATAAATCTATTGGACCAGATCATGCAAAAGTATTTTTTGTTACTGCTATGTATAATAATATAGAATTAGAGCAGGGTAAAGGAAAAAACAAAAAGCACGCTGAGCAAAAAGCAGCGAAAAATTCTATAGAGAAATTAGGTATTGAAATTGAGTAAGTTAAATATTATACCGGTATTTGTACCACATTACGGTTGCCCAAATGATTGTATTTTTTGCAACCAAAGGAAAATAACTAATAAAAATTATGCTGATGATTTAATAAAAACAAGGTTAGATATTGAAGAATACCTAACTTTTTTTTCGAATAAAAACAAGGAAACTCAAATAGCTTTTTATGGTGGAAGCTTTACTGGTTTAAAAGAAGATGTTATGGTTGAGTATTTAAAATTGGCTAATTATTTCATAGATAAAAAATTAGTTAATTCTGTAAGATTATCTACTAGACCAGATTATATAGATGATAATATATTAGAGATTCTTAAATTTTTTAATGTAAAAACTATTGAGTTAGGAGTCCAATCTCTCGATGACGATGTTTTATATTATAATAATCGTGGACATAATTCAAATGTGGTATTTGAAGCAGCAAAAAAAATAAAAGAATATGGATTTGAACTAGGCCTGCAACAAATGGTTGGGTTATACAAGGACGATTTTGAGAAATCATTAGATACAGCAAGAAAATTTGTAGAAATAGGACCTAAATTTGTAAGAATCTATCCTACCTTAGTAATTAAAGATACAGAATTGGAAAGATTGTTTTTAAAGGGTGTCTATAAGCCTTTATCGATTTATGAGGCGATTAATATTATAAAACCAATTTATATTATGTATACTTTAAATAAAATTGATGTAATTAGAATAGGCTTACAACCTACAGATAATATTAACGAAGGAAAAGATGTTATAGCAGGACCATTTCATGCCGCTTTTCGCCAATTGGTTTTACAAGAAATATTTAAAGAGATATTATCCAAAGAATTAGATATATTCAAAGACAGTAGTGAAGTGTCTATCTTTACCAATAAAAAAAATATTTCATATGTAGTTGGAAATAATGGAGAAAATAAAAAATATTATTCTAGTGAATTTAAAATAAAAAAACTTAAATTTATTGGAACAGATGACAATTACAATAATATTATAATTAAAACGAATAATAAAAAAACTAATATAGATATTTACAATTATTACAAAAAATATTTGCAAAGTTTAGAGGTGTAACTATTTGAAATTACAATCAATAGAGATTCAGGGATTTAAATCCTTTAAGGATAAAATTAAATTACAATTTAATAAGCCTATTTGTGCAATAGTTGGACCTAATGGAAGTGGAAAATCAAATATATCAGATGCAATTAGATGGGTTTTAGGTGAGCAAAGTGTAAAGTCCTTACGGGGAAGTAAAATGGAAGATGTTATTTTTTCAGGGACAAACAAATACAAACCTTTAAATTTTGCACAGGTATCTTTAAACTTTGATAATATTGAAAAATGGATTCCAGTTGAATATAGTGAAGTAAATATTACCAGAAGGGTTTTCAGAACAGGAGAATCAGAGTATTATATAAATAAAAAGCCTTGTCGATTAAAGGATATTAGAGAAATATTTATGGATACAGGTATAGGCAAGGAAGGGTATTCTATTATTGGACAAGGAAGAATAGATGAAATCCTATCTTCTAAAAGTGAAGATAGAAGATTTATTTTTGAAGAAGCTTCAGGAATATCTAAATATAAATATAAAAAAGAAGAATCCTTAAAAAAACTTGATAAAACTATTTCTAACTTAGGTAGAATTGAAGACATTTTAAATCAGAAAGTTGATCAGAGAGATTATTTAAAAGAGCAATCTGATAAAGCTAAAATAGGATTAGAATTAACAAATGAAATAAAACTGTTGGATTTGTATTTTAATAAATTGGAAATTGAAAAAAGTGAAATAGAAATTTCGAAAAACATTAAAGAAACTTCCTCATTAAAAGAAGATATTAATAAAAATAAAAATACTATCGAGTCTTTAAATGAAGAAATAAACTTACTAGAAAAAGAAGTGGATCTATTAAAAGAAAAATATGAAAGTTTACAATTGGAATATAGTAAGTTAGAGAAGAATATAAATGATATAAATCTACAGGTAAAATTAAACGAAGAAAAAATCAAGTACGAAGACTCGGAAATAATTAGATTAAAAGAGGAAGAAAAGTACTTATTAGAAAAAGAAAATACTTTAAAGATTAAAATTGAAAAAAATATTAAACAACAGAAAGAACTTGAAGAAAGTATAAAGGAAATATCTAAAAAAATAGAAGATTATAATATAGAAAAAAATACATTTTCAAAGAAACTTGAAGAAAATAAAGAAATTTTAAAAAAACTTGAAGAAGATAAAGAAATTTATACTGAAAAATTAAAGAATATTGAAGTAGAACAAAGAACTGAAGAAAACATTGAAAATACTAATCGAGAAAAAATAAAAAATAATGAATTAATAAGAGATAAATTATTAAAAGAAATTGAAGCTTTAAAGGATAGTAATAATTTAAAAAGAAATGAATTAAAAGATGTTGATAGCAGTATTGATAATTTAATTAGCAATATTAAAGAATTAGAAGAAGAAATTAATAATTTAAACAGTGCTATAGAAGAAAAAAACAATAAGAAATCAGATACTTCTATTCAAATTAAAGACTTAACAAGAGAATTTTTGTTTTATAAAAATATAATAGAAAATTATGAAGGATATAATAGACAGGTAAGTACATTTTTTAAAAAAATCAAAAATTCTAAATTAAATTTACTACCATTAGGTACTTTAGCTGAATTAATAAATGTAGAGGAAAAATATTCCATAGCAATAAATAATGTTTTGTCTGGAACATTGCAAAATATTGTTGTTGATACTGAAAATGACGCTAAGGTGTTAATTGACTTTCTTAAAAAAGAAAAAATTGGAAGATTGACATTTTTACCATTAAACAAAATTAAAGGAAGAAATCCAATACCTAAATTTAATGATGATAAAATATTGTCCATAGCATCTGAAATAATTGAATGTGATGATAAATATAAGTCATTAATCAATTATTTTTTAGGAAAGACTATTTTAGTTACTAATATTGATGATGCAATAATTATAAGCAAGAAATATAAACAGTTTAGGGTTGTATCTTTAGATGGGGATATTTTCAATTCTTGGGGTTCTGTAATAGGTGGGTATTCAAATAAGAAAAAGACCATTAATATTATTAATAGAAAAAAGAACCTAGATATTATAAATAGTAAATTAGAAGAGTTAAAACGTGAGTATAGTCTATTAGAAAACGAAATAACTCAACTTCAAAAAAAATTAATAATTAAAAAAAATTTATATAATGAAAAAAACAAAAATTTAGAAAAGTTCTTTGAAGAAAAGAAAATAAAAGAGAAGAATATTGAAGAAATTAAAACACAGATTTTTATTAAAGAAAATTCTTTAAATGAAATTGAAAATTCGATTAAGGAATTTTATTCAAAATCAAAGGATTTAAAGAATATAATAAATGTAGATGAAATAAAAGAAGAATTAGAAAAAATAAAAGATAACTATAATGTTGTTGAAGAAAAAATTATACAAACTAATTCAAAAATCAATTATTTAGATCTAGAAATAATAAAAGAAGATTCTAAACTAGAAGCTTTTAAAAGAGATTTAGGTATTAATGACAATAATAGAAGTGAATTAAAAAATGAACTAGAGGATACAGACAATAGAATAAGAACTATTTCAAATAATATAGTAGAACTTACTAGCAACTTAAAAAATAGAAAAGAAAAATTAAAGGTAGATAACTATAATTTAGATGAAGTAAATAATAAGGCAAAATTATTAGAGGAAATCATTCC
It encodes:
- the rpmF gene encoding 50S ribosomal protein L32, which produces MAVPKRKTSKTRRDKRRASSYRLPKVTIQECSNCHEPKLPHRVCRSCGYYDGKEIISVED
- the plsX gene encoding phosphate acyltransferase PlsX encodes the protein MKILVDTLGADKGYEEIVKGALKALENHNNLYLTFIGNEEEIKKLVKNNTDKINYIDTNEYIKNDEEPALAIRRNKKSSLHLGLKALNEKEYDGLISCGSTGALLAGATLITKRLQNISRAALTIVFPTEKNPCVLLDAGANMDCPPELLVQFALMGSVYSKGVLNTNNPKVGLLSVGTEEGKGDKLRKDTYELLKNSDLNFQGNVEARDLLSGNSDVIITDGFSGNVLLKSTEGTAITIMGRLKKGILGSFKAKIGALLLKDVLKDVKNMLDYNEYGAAPLLGVKKAVFKAHGSSNARAIETGIDAMVKFVENDIINKIEKELAKKEIEE
- a CDS encoding acyl carrier protein, producing MIYDKVVDIIKEEFKVDNISENTVIREDLGTDSIGLLELVMAIEDEFDIEISDENLDNIVTVKDIVDNIEKLKK
- the rnc gene encoding ribonuclease III gives rise to the protein MELSNSRIKLLKQLEKEILYDFKDLKILDSAFHHISKVNEQEDSSYKSNERMEFLGDSILGLVFSEYFYKKYRDIDEGELTKLKSEVVCEESFSNAAKHFNLGKYLILGKGEEKSGGRQRNSILSDTFEALFAAIYLDSNSYSTVYELITKKHINIFDNYLKINKNNYNYKAILQNYVQIKYKSKVKYRLDKSIGPDHAKVFFVTAMYNNIELEQGKGKNKKHAEQKAAKNSIEKLGIEIE
- a CDS encoding elongator complex protein 3; amino-acid sequence: MSKLNIIPVFVPHYGCPNDCIFCNQRKITNKNYADDLIKTRLDIEEYLTFFSNKNKETQIAFYGGSFTGLKEDVMVEYLKLANYFIDKKLVNSVRLSTRPDYIDDNILEILKFFNVKTIELGVQSLDDDVLYYNNRGHNSNVVFEAAKKIKEYGFELGLQQMVGLYKDDFEKSLDTARKFVEIGPKFVRIYPTLVIKDTELERLFLKGVYKPLSIYEAINIIKPIYIMYTLNKIDVIRIGLQPTDNINEGKDVIAGPFHAAFRQLVLQEIFKEILSKELDIFKDSSEVSIFTNKKNISYVVGNNGENKKYYSSEFKIKKLKFIGTDDNYNNIIIKTNNKKTNIDIYNYYKKYLQSLEV
- the smc gene encoding chromosome segregation protein SMC, producing MKLQSIEIQGFKSFKDKIKLQFNKPICAIVGPNGSGKSNISDAIRWVLGEQSVKSLRGSKMEDVIFSGTNKYKPLNFAQVSLNFDNIEKWIPVEYSEVNITRRVFRTGESEYYINKKPCRLKDIREIFMDTGIGKEGYSIIGQGRIDEILSSKSEDRRFIFEEASGISKYKYKKEESLKKLDKTISNLGRIEDILNQKVDQRDYLKEQSDKAKIGLELTNEIKLLDLYFNKLEIEKSEIEISKNIKETSSLKEDINKNKNTIESLNEEINLLEKEVDLLKEKYESLQLEYSKLEKNINDINLQVKLNEEKIKYEDSEIIRLKEEEKYLLEKENTLKIKIEKNIKQQKELEESIKEISKKIEDYNIEKNTFSKKLEENKEILKKLEEDKEIYTEKLKNIEVEQRTEENIENTNREKIKNNELIRDKLLKEIEALKDSNNLKRNELKDVDSSIDNLISNIKELEEEINNLNSAIEEKNNKKSDTSIQIKDLTREFLFYKNIIENYEGYNRQVSTFFKKIKNSKLNLLPLGTLAELINVEEKYSIAINNVLSGTLQNIVVDTENDAKVLIDFLKKEKIGRLTFLPLNKIKGRNPIPKFNDDKILSIASEIIECDDKYKSLINYFLGKTILVTNIDDAIIISKKYKQFRVVSLDGDIFNSWGSVIGGYSNKKKTINIINRKKNLDIINSKLEELKREYSLLENEITQLQKKLIIKKNLYNEKNKNLEKFFEEKKIKEKNIEEIKTQIFIKENSLNEIENSIKEFYSKSKDLKNIINVDEIKEELEKIKDNYNVVEEKIIQTNSKINYLDLEIIKEDSKLEAFKRDLGINDNNRSELKNELEDTDNRIRTISNNIVELTSNLKNRKEKLKVDNYNLDEVNNKAKLLEEIIPTEKSNYELQLKLFLDKKDEVNDLKNISSKLEYNLDIINNKIENLNNNKNKILSIILEEYNVFLEKFTLVYNIDNKSKSDLKKSKTKLKELGYFSTDSIEEYKIINDEVEFLTAQKEDLLNSKDDIENIIKNLDIDMKKMFAKSFEEINIKFNDIFHILFDGGHASLEIQDNDILNGGIDIVAEPPGKKLQNLSLLSGGERALTAVALLFAIFETSPSPFCILDEIDAALDEANISRYTKYLKSFTDTTQFIMISHRKTTMEIADILYGVSMEEEGVSKVISLEIE